Genomic segment of Schistocerca piceifrons isolate TAMUIC-IGC-003096 chromosome 1, iqSchPice1.1, whole genome shotgun sequence:
tccaactccacactccccacaccattacagagcttccaccagtttgaacagtctcttgctgacaggcagggtccatggagtcatgagattgtctccattcccgtacacgtccatccgctctatacaatttgaaacgagactcgtccgaccaggcaacatgtttccagccatcaacagtccagtgtcggtgttgacggacccaggcaagACATAAAGTTTTCCGTCGTGCATTCAtcaagcccatatagatgatgtttcgttgaataattcacacgctgacacttgttgatggcctagcactgaaatatgcagcaattttcggaagggttgcacttgtgtcacggtGAGCGATTCTCTCAGTCCCGTTggacctgttcttgcaggatctttttccgaccgcagcgatgtcggagatttgatgtctcacCGGATTCTCGATATTCAcggtactcgtgaaatggtcgtactggaaaatcccaacttcatcgctacctcgaagatgctgtgtcccatcacccgtgcgccaactataacaccacgttcaaactcacttaaatctcgataaccagcCATTgaaggagcagtaaccgatctaagaagtgcgccagacacttgttgtattacatAGGCGTTGCCTATCGCAGCGcggtatttacatatctctgtatttgaatacgcatgcctatgccagcttCTTTAGCGCTTTAGTGTATGTTAAGAGAGTGGTGGACGTCGTCCTCGTAGCATTACCCTGAATCGTGTGCTGGGAGAAGATGTGGACCTGCCTGGTGTTCAGGTACAATTCCAGTACATACACTCTAGCGCCGATCTTTTCTAGCTACACTGACCCACGAGAATTTTCGGTTGTGGCTGTGCATGCCTGTAAACAAGCAAATCATAGATATTTAAAAGCTTTGACAATTTGGCAAAAACTTCTTCGATCCATAACTCAGACACGAATTTTTCcaagtttatgtttgttattattattgtcttgTTTTGGAGTGAAAAAAAGACATCAAATTTTTGTAAAAGTATTTCTGTCACACCATATATTATTGTGCATGATATTGAGCCATCCAgtctcataaatacactcctggaaatggaaaaaagaacacattgacaccggtgtgtcagacccaccatacttgctccggacactgcgagagggctgtacaagcaatgatcacacgcaccgcacagcggacacaccaggaaccgcggtgttggccgtcgaatggcgctagctgcgcagcatttgtgcaccgccgccgtcagtgtcagccagtttgtcgtggcatacggagctccatcgcagtctttaacactggtagcatgccgcgacagcgtggacgtgaaccgtatgtgcagttgacggactttgagcgagggcgtatagtgggcatgcgggaggccgggtggacgtaccgccgaattgctcaacacgtggggcgtgaggtctccacagtacatcgatgttgtcgccagtggtcggcggaaggtgcacgtgcccgtccacctgggaccggaccgcagcgacgcacggatgcacgccaagaccgtaggatcctacgcagtgccgtaggggaccgcaccgccacttcccagcaaattagggacactgttgctcctggggtatcggcgaggaccattcgcaaccgtctccatgaagctgggctacggtcccgcacaccgttaggccgtcttccgctcacgccccaacatcgtgcagcccgcctccagtggtgtcgcgacaggcgtgaatggagggacgaatggagacgtgtcgtcttcagcgatgagagtcgcttctgacttggtgccaatgatggtcgtatgcgtgtttggcgccgtgcaggtgagcgccacaatcaggactgcatacgaccgaggcacacagggccaacacccggcatcatggtgtggggagcgatctcctacactggctgtacaccactggtgatcgtcgaagggacactgaatagtgcacggtacatccaaaccgtcatcgaacccatcgttctaccattcctagaccggcaagggaacttgctgttccaacaggacaatgcacgtccgcatgtatcccgtgccacccaacgtgctctagaaggtgtaagtcaactaccctggccagcaagatctccggatctgtcccccattgagcatgtttgggactggatgaagcgtcgtctcacgcggtctgcacgtccagcacgaacgctggtccaaccgaggcgccaggtggaaatggcatggcaagccgttccacaggactacatccagcatctctacgatcgtctccatgggagaatagcagcctgcattgctgcgaaaggtggatatacactgtactagtgccgacattgtgcatgctctgttgcctgtgtctatgtgcctgtggttctgtcagtgtgatcatgtgatgtatctgaccccaggaatgtgtcaataaagtttccccttcctgggacaatgaattcacggtgttcttatttcaatttccaggagtgtatttgcattcgTTTAACGGAGAAGAAGGAAGTGAATAAGAACTTATAACGACATAAATACTAATTTTGATATTATTCATGATTTCATCGACATCGAAAGAATACAATAGTTTTATGTTGGGAAGCTGACGATGTAGCACAAACGTATGTTTCATACATAGTTGAAAATAAACTTTCGACAAAGTTCGTGTGTTGATTCCAATTTGCGTCATCAAATTGTGAAGTAAGAAGCCTTCAGCTCCACGTTATTGAACTCGCCCGCCAAGGCCATTCTAGTCATTAGGACTTTTGTGAGACAGTAAATGTCTGTGTCGATAGACTTTAAACCACAGAATATCGAGCTAACAGCTGAAACGAATGATTTCTGGCGAAATTTCATCTAAATTCGTTTCCCGCAGTTAGCTGTATGCTATGTCGGCTTCTCATAAGCCGTAGAAGCTCACATTGCGGCGATTGTCACCTTGCTGAATACTTTCCAGTCCAAGCTATTGAACTGTACTCGATGTGTTCAACCACGCAAATACACCACGTTGATGACGACGACCCAAAATTTTAGAATGACGATTTCAGGTCAGTGTAATCTCGAAAGTAGTGGGAACAGATATATCGATACATACAACAATGCTCCCTCTAGCGAGGCCAACAGATAACATATCTGACGACTAGGTAAACCAACCTTAGAACTGAAACTGTTCCTTCTTCAGAACTGTTCAATTCCATAGgcaatttttaattgaaaaaaacTGGCATCATGGGAACTTACGAAAGCTAAAACGTTGACTTTCatagttaattttatttttcagtagaATCCTCTGCAATGTAAAAGACGAATACACGTATTTTAACCATTAAATTTAAATATACAACACTATATCATTCACTAATTTTTAAATGGCTGAGCCAGACTTACAAAGTGAATGGCTCATGGGTGGGGTAAATTACGTAAGAAATTGACCTTAAGTGTTTTCGGGTCCATTGTAAATGTTTGAAGCCAGGTGATAAGTCATGGTAAGAAAAACGACCATTTATTTGCTGCATTGATAATAGTCTTAACATTTTTATCCCACAAGGTAttgaatgaaaactgaatttttacaaAAATGTGTGTACTTTATTTTAATGTTATTTCAAAGTTCTTTCATAAGGTCGTACAAGCATGTGGCGCTTCTTACAGTGTTGAAAGGACTTCTACATTCCGCTTACGACGTTCAAGAGGTTTTATTTTTGCTATTGTTGCTTGTTTGTTTACGCCATTATCAAGAACAAATAACTGATGCCATGTCAGGGTGCACATATAGCGTAGAAGCATCAAAGTTACCACCATTTACAGCCTTGAGCTGTGCCATGACAAACCACCATTTATTAGGGGTCGATAATGGCGACAACACTGGAACTGCATTAGCAAAAATGAAACCATTAACAGCCATATGCGGAATATGACGTCTTTTCAACACTATATAGAGGCTTTAGGGCTATTTGACAAGAATTTAACGTTTTCTAATTACGATTGTTTTCTAAAATTAGGACGATGAGTGTACTAAACACTAGTACGAAACCTCAGTATTTGTCTCAACCATGTGTTCCCTGTTTCGATTCCAAAGTAGGTAAAATCTGAATAGTGCTAAAAAATACATATTCGCATATCAAAAACCTACAGTCGCTCGCTACGAATATGCAAAATACTCATGCCTTTTGTATCCACTACTTGTCGAAAAACTTTTTCGATTATGTCCGCTGGCCCCGACAATAATTTTAACGCATTTAGACTCACtcgtttcattactttgtaaaAAAAGTGTGGAACATTGAGTCAACCGAGTAACTGTCTCTTCTCAACGTGCCATAAAGACATACAGTGGTACAATAAATGTTAATTAACCTACGAAAAGAACAAATTACGTAGTCACTAATCTCATTAATTCGTCGCGTCATTTGTAAATTGGTTGTCATAATGTGTGTTTTTCAGTTTCTATGTAAAATAATGCTATAAATATCTTATTATTCTCAAACATTGATCTACGTTGCTGTGCAATTAAATTCCTTGATCATGTTAAGTTAATTATTgggccggtggggggggggggacggacaggggggggggggatgtctgttGTGAAATGGGCATCCTTTCAGTTAACTTTTTGTATTTTGAATGTGACTTCAAGTTTTCAGAATGCTAATATGCTTATGTTTTGCAGAAATTCTGCGCAACAAAACTAGAGCATTTCACGAAAGGACTTTACAGTCCATATCTCATAAATTTTAGTGGCGTAAATATCTAGATACAAGATACTGAAACACTTGCAACTTGTAATGGATTTTAAATGTATACATACATATTTTGTTATTCAGTGGTATGGTGTATTTGTAATTTGGTTTTAAGAATCTAGATATTAACCTCAAATCCAGTTTCCAATAATTTCATGCTTGTGAAATAATTTCGATTAGATATAAGTGACTTAAAAAGTGTAGGAAATATTCATGACTTGTTTGTACTTTTTCGTCTTCTGGCCTCTTTGTACCACTTCTCATCCGCTTTTTAATCATTTTTGCATATCTATTAGATGTACATCATTCTCATGTTGTCTGCATGTTTTCTTCCCTCTGCCCGCTGCATATACTGTTAACTGACATTCTTCTTTTTCAGGTATTACCCCACAGTAAGTGAGTTACAGCTGAAACATGTTTTTGGACTGTAGGTTTGCCATATCCCCCCTCTCCTTTTTTTGAGTATTTTATATTGAGTGGCGAACGACAGCAGCAGCGAACACCAATGCCATCGTAAGGTTTCTACACCGAAATGGAAGAGAACTATGCAACAAATTGATTAAACTCAACTTCCAGTTAACTTCCGTGATATTTCAATGATTCCCTTCATTGACAGATTTATAAGGTGAATAAGGTGGTTATGGAATATTGTCTAAATAATGCGAGGGCACTTATTTATAATTACAGATCTGATATTTTCTCGATAATGAGAAAAACAAATAAGTCTATATTGTCCTGATCTGTGACCATTAGATTAATCGAGTAATGTAGTggaaatgtgttacatttatttaaaaatgtatgtgTAGAGTATGTGAATAGTATTATCAATTTTGTGAGTAATGTAATTTTCCTTGTCTAAACTGTGGAGTTCAAATGCACAATATGCTATTTTAGAATATACTCTGACATAGTTCCTATATCAGAACTACCCAAGTTGCAGTATTTCAATGATCGAACTAGTGCCGTAGATCAAGACGACACCAAAAGAGTTTGAGTTATTGAACTTTTTTTTGTACGTTTTGAGTTAGTAACCGCAACTATAGTGAGCGTGATCAAAGTATTCTATTCCTACAGAGTTTGAGTTATATGCTTCCTAATTATACAAGTGAAATAAAAGAGACTGAGTCAGCGGTCCCTACCGATAGATTTATACAACCTGCAACAACCTCGAAACTCGCGCTTGAGATCTTCATATTCCCTAACTGTCTACGAACAAAAACTTTTTGAATGAAATgtaagttattaaaattttttattgggaCACATTTTCGCTGAAggccgcggttttcgagttatacAAGAAAATCAAGTGTGAAGGAcacttttgtaggtttttcttaaataatttgaaaactacgTCCTCTGGCGAAAATATATCCAAGTAAAAAATTAAgctacattaatttttttacaaaaagggGGTGTTCATTTTTCTGTACGATTAATATTTTGCGAATaaagagcgagagaatatgaaaatctagtaTGTGGTTTTagaaggtgttgtgggttgcataaaaaccTTGGGCCCGGGGAAGTTGTATCACGTTTTACTCGTACATTTGTTCCATATAATGGAGAGTTATTCTTCACTTCTCTAAGTGTCTCTCAATACTAACGCTCACGTACCTTCTACGAACACAAGTGTTCGATTTTTAAAGTTCAGCGAGTGGTCAGACACAACAGTTGATTTTAAGAATCCACAGTGAGTGGATAGAGAACTTCACGTGATACGTTCGTAACAAGACACGGGGTGTATTTTTCCCTGTACTTTTTGATATTGTTATAGCTGTTTATGTTTAAGAGTGGCTGTGCCTTTTTGTCTCTTCTGAGCTTTTAGTTCTGACGATAACTCAGTAAGGGTGGAAATTGATTAACTGTCATAAATCTGGCAAATATGATCGACAAATCTGCGAATAAAAGGGTGTTTTGCGAATAGATAGCGTCATCCAGTCTGATAATGTCAAATTTTAGTTAGTAGGTTAGCGAACAGTGGAGGAGTGCGATGTGTCAACGGGGAAATAAATGTCAGAGGAGAAGAAGAATATAGGAAGAGTTGGAGAGGTTGGAACTAAtttgctcttattttatttcgaGCTGGGAGTTACATCTGTAGTGTGCGCCGTAGACAGTAAAATCAATATTGTACTTATCCAACCCTAAAGTAAAAAAGTGAAATAGATGTTCAGGAAATATGCTCCAACAGAGTTTCGCTAACAGAATTACATAAGCTGTAGAATTTCAGAAGTCGAAACTGAGTCGGTGATCCAGGAGCCTGTAAATGAGTTGGAAAGattaaacattatttgtttttattttgcgtGCTTGCAGCTGTAGCGAGCGCCGCCGCAAGTAAGCTGCTCCGCTACGGATTGCGTTAGCGGACAGTGGAGCAGCGTAATATTTCGACGGAGAAGTAGTCATCGTAGGACAAGAAGGGTGTAGGCGAGTTGGGAAGGCAGAAAGGACCGTGCTCGTGCTTTATTTGTGGTGAGGAAAGACAGACAGCCGTGGTTGGTGTGTGCCGCGGCTGGCAGTCGCCGGGCACGGGggccagcggcggcggcggcggtggcggcggcgccggCAGCGCAGTCGCGGGAAGCGGCGGTACTCACGCACGAAGATGTTGGAGACGAGCGTGGCGGGAAGGCAGACGACGACGACGAGCAGGTCGGCAGCGGCCAGGTTGGCGATGAAGAGGTTGGTGACGGTGCGCATGCGCGGCGACCGCCACACGACCGCGATGACGCAGCAGTTGCCGACGAGCCCGAGCAGGAAGACGAGCGAGTAGGCGGCGCAGTAGACGGCCGTCATGGCGGCCGAGTGCCGGTACACGAGGTCGTCGGGCAGCATGGGCCAGGGCCCGGCGGCCGCGGCCATCACGGCCGAAGAGGCGTTAGGcggcccgcccccgccgcccccggccgCCGCGGCCGCGCCCGGCCCGCCCCCGGCGGCGGCCGCCGTCGCGTTGTGTCGCGCCGCTGCCACGACGGCGCCGCCGGCTGAAGGCCCGCTGACGCTGCCGTCCATTGCGAGAGGCGGCGCGCCCGGCACTGAAGCCCGCCGCCCGCCGCTCCCGGAGGCcgagccaccgccgccgccgccgccgcccccgcgcacGCGCAGCGCCGCCTCGGCCCGGGCGGGCGGCCGCTACGCGCCGGGGCTGCGGTACGCAAGCCCGCCGAGGTTGTCACAGCGCAGTTACCGAGCACGCACCGACCAACGCCACGGAAACTGCGTAACGCCCTCACTCCCTGCACAACGGAAACTTCCTACgatatctctcttttttttttttccttaattcatTCCTGTTCCCCCCACGACCTAACTTCACGTAATTGAATTTCAGAAAAGCATATGACTCAGTATCACACCCATGTTTATTACCGAATGACGGTCGTACAGGGTGTCAAGCGTAATTGGGAATTGTATCGAGGAtgtcttggtagggaggatgcgatgtgttatcttggatggagaatcatcataGATAGGGTAGAACTAATTTGAGGTGTGCCCTAAGAAAATGTGTGATGATCCTTGCTGCTCATtttatatacactacaggccattataattgttacaccaagaagaaatgcagatgataaacgggtattcattggacagatgtactacaactgacatgtgattacattttcacgcaatttgggtgcacagatcctaagaaatcagtacccagaacaaccatctctggccgcaataacggccttgatacgcttgggcattgagtcacacagagcttggatggcgtgtacaggtacagctgtccatgcagcttcaacacaataccacagttcatcaagaatagtgactggcgtattgtgacgagccagttgctcggccaccattgaccagacgtttttagttggtgagagatctggagaatgtgctggccagggcagcagtcgaatattttctgtatccagaaaggcccgtacaggacctgcaacatgcggtcgtgcattatcctgctgaaaactacggtttcgaatgaagggtagggatcgaatgaaggatagagccacgggtcgtaacacatctgaaatgtaacgtccactgatcaaagtgccatcaatgcgaaaaagaggtgaccgagacgtgtaaccaattgcaccccatatcatcacgccgggtgatacgccagtatggcgacgacgaatacacacttccaatgtgcaatgtgcgtccaccgcgatgtcgccaaacacggatgcgaccatcatgatcctgtaaacagaacctggattcatccgaaaaaatgacgttttctcattcgtgcacccaggttcgtcgttgagtacaccatcgcaggcgctcctggctgtgatgcatcggcaagggtaaccgcagccatggtctccgagctgatagtccatgctgctgcaaacgtcgtcgaactgtttgtgcagatgcttgttgtcttgcaaacgttcccatctgttgactcagggatcgagacgtggctgcacgatccattacagccatgcagataaggtgcctgtcatctcgactgaccgttgggatccaacacggcgttccgtattaccctcctgaccccaccgattccatattctgctaacagtcattggatctcgaccaacgcgggcagcaatgtcgcgatacgataatccaaaatcgcgatagggtacaatccgacctctatccaagtcggaaacgtgatggtacgcatttctcctccttacacgagggatcacaacaacgtttcaggaggcaacgccggtcaactgctgtttgttcaaatggttcaaatggctctgagcactatgcgacttaacttctgaggtcatcagtcgcctagaacttagaactaattaaacctaactaacctaaggacatcacacacagccatgcccgaggcaggattcgaacctgcgaccgcagcggtcacgcggctccagactgaagcgcccttaaccgcatggccacaccggccggcaactgctgtttgtgtatgagaaatctattggaaactttgctcatgtcagcacgttgtaggtgtcgccaccggcgccaaccttgtgtgaatgctctgaaaatactaatcatttgcatatcacagcatcttcttcctgtcggttaaatttcgcgtctgtagcacgtcatcttcgcggtgtagcaattttaatggccagtagtgtagtaatgacctgacagacaatattaacagtaacttcaGACTCCCCCGCTATCTAAAGAAAGCTGAACAAATATTCAGGTAGATCTTCC
This window contains:
- the LOC124792042 gene encoding neuropeptide SIFamide receptor-like, which encodes MDGSVSGPSAGGAVVAAARHNATAAAAGGGPGAAAAAGGGGGGPPNASSAVMAAAAGPWPMLPDDLVYRHSAAMTAVYCAAYSLVFLLGLVGNCCVIAVVWRSPRMRTVTNLFIANLAAADLLVVVVCLPATLVSNIFVRMHSHNRKFSWVSVARKDRR